A single genomic interval of Lentimicrobium saccharophilum harbors:
- a CDS encoding biotin/lipoyl-containing protein, whose product MKKFKFTINGNVYEVDIQNIEDNIAEIEVNGTTYKVEVEKAIQSSKTPKLVRSVSVPSTDSAPSIAKTSSPAAPKGTGSVKSPLPGVILDVHVREGDSVKVGQKLITLEAMKMENNINADKEGRIVSLKVHKGDAVMEGDVLIVIGE is encoded by the coding sequence ATGAAAAAGTTCAAGTTTACCATAAATGGCAATGTTTACGAGGTTGATATCCAGAATATCGAAGATAACATTGCAGAAATTGAAGTTAACGGAACCACTTACAAGGTGGAAGTCGAGAAAGCGATTCAATCGTCCAAAACGCCTAAACTCGTGCGTTCGGTTAGTGTGCCCAGCACCGACTCGGCACCCAGCATTGCCAAAACATCCAGTCCTGCCGCTCCGAAAGGAACAGGAAGTGTAAAATCTCCATTGCCGGGTGTGATCCTTGATGTGCATGTAAGGGAAGGAGACAGCGTGAAGGTCGGGCAAAAGCTCATCACCCTTGAAGCCATGAAAATGGAAAACAACATCAATGCTGACAAGGAAGGACGGATTGTATCGCTAAAGGTTCATAAAGGTGATGCAGTTATGGAAGGGGATGTATTAATCGTGATAGGAGAATAG
- a CDS encoding DUF4403 family protein, whose amino-acid sequence MKTPVFNLFKAVYAVLLLLTASCATVKIEKPAESYLRDAVRPQPSIIGFTAEARLADIQAELNRSFSGLVYEDNSLDDNGGDNLMVKAWKQGDIQLTMRDNTIIYRVPLRLWIKAGFKTTRLGITLSDYREASGALALMFRTAVSLNSDWTLSTQTETTGYEWLTEPVVKVAGINVPVKFVADLILQKNLRTLSSAIDESVKEYLDLKPYALEAWKSLNQPLILNEEYRVWLSMQTSGFFATPIMAKDGVIRIRTGLQAVIETQVGEKPAAGPPGPLPRLKIGDEAGERVVINASVDIPFAEINRQASQYLSGQTFTQGKRSVKVEAVSIYGSNGKMVAEAKLSGSFRGTVYFKGIPAFDATDSTLMLRDFDFDLATRNVLVKSAAWLYQGGFRNMIARQMVWPMASEIRMIFGEANRQLKNYRLADGVFLRGQLERLSVDDILLTPDGVRPYLSADGKINVHFSSFGMKN is encoded by the coding sequence ATGAAAACTCCAGTTTTTAACCTGTTCAAGGCCGTTTATGCCGTTCTTTTGCTGTTAACGGCATCCTGTGCCACGGTAAAAATCGAAAAGCCCGCCGAGTCATATCTGCGCGATGCGGTAAGACCTCAGCCATCAATCATAGGTTTCACGGCAGAAGCCAGGCTGGCCGATATTCAGGCTGAGCTTAACCGGAGTTTTTCAGGACTGGTTTATGAAGACAACAGCCTCGACGATAACGGGGGCGATAACCTGATGGTGAAAGCCTGGAAGCAGGGCGACATTCAGCTCACCATGCGCGATAATACGATCATTTACCGGGTTCCCCTGCGCCTGTGGATAAAAGCCGGTTTCAAAACAACCAGGCTGGGCATTACCCTTTCGGATTACCGGGAAGCCAGCGGGGCCCTCGCCCTGATGTTCAGAACGGCGGTAAGCCTGAATTCCGACTGGACCCTCTCCACCCAAACGGAAACCACCGGTTATGAATGGCTTACGGAGCCAGTGGTGAAGGTTGCCGGGATCAATGTACCGGTGAAGTTTGTGGCCGACCTGATCCTTCAGAAGAACCTGCGCACGCTCAGCAGCGCCATCGATGAAAGCGTAAAGGAATACCTTGACCTTAAGCCCTACGCGCTTGAAGCATGGAAATCGCTGAACCAGCCCCTTATCCTGAATGAGGAATACAGGGTATGGCTCAGCATGCAGACCTCCGGATTCTTTGCCACTCCCATCATGGCAAAGGACGGAGTTATCAGGATCCGTACCGGATTACAGGCTGTTATTGAAACACAGGTGGGAGAAAAACCCGCCGCCGGGCCTCCGGGGCCGCTTCCCCGCCTGAAAATCGGGGATGAAGCCGGCGAAAGGGTGGTCATCAATGCTTCAGTTGACATCCCGTTTGCCGAAATCAACCGCCAGGCTTCTCAATACCTTAGCGGACAAACATTTACCCAGGGCAAGAGGAGCGTGAAGGTGGAAGCGGTCAGTATTTATGGAAGCAATGGTAAAATGGTGGCCGAAGCAAAACTTTCGGGCAGTTTCAGGGGTACCGTTTATTTTAAAGGGATTCCGGCATTCGATGCCACGGATTCCACGCTTATGCTCCGCGATTTCGATTTTGACCTGGCCACCAGAAATGTTCTGGTGAAATCCGCGGCCTGGCTGTATCAGGGTGGATTCCGCAACATGATCGCCCGGCAGATGGTCTGGCCGATGGCCTCCGAAATCCGGATGATTTTCGGCGAAGCCAACCGACAACTTAAAAACTACCGTCTGGCCGACGGGGTATTTCTGCGGGGACAACTCGAAAGGCTTTCAGTTGATGATATCCTGCTTACCCCCGATGGCGTCCGCCCTTACCTGAGCGCGGATGGCAAAATCAACGTACACTTCAGCTCATTCGGGATGAAGAACTGA
- a CDS encoding exonuclease domain-containing protein, translated as MYAVIDVETTGGNFASERLTEIAIYLHDGEKIVDEFSTLLNPEQPIPYMITRLTGISNEMVAGAPRFCEVARKIVEITEGATFVGHNASFDYNFIRHEFRRLGYNFRRPTICTVKMSRKLLPGLQSYSLGKLCRELGIVIENRHRAAGDALATTRLLELLLETDRQAIEKQSGYTIPQMIKEVPEETGVYYLHDEQGRIIYIGKSNNMFERLLQHFRNSETSKAVEMRNRAASVSYEHTGSELIALLLESDEIKAHKPLFNRAQRRSVFSYGLFDFTDENGYRHLQVGHQLNGQQPVTSFTTLEHARKYLYGIVERFELCQKLCGLYETRGACFHYGIKQCRGACIGAEAPEAYNRRVDAAIRLSGFMHPDFYIIDRGRHRDEAAVVKIAGGRYCGFGYISPSEAHDLTSLDNCIRQYNDNRDTRQIIQTFLKKNPRTKIIRVQSGD; from the coding sequence ATGTATGCGGTAATTGATGTAGAAACAACAGGAGGCAATTTTGCCAGTGAACGGCTGACTGAGATTGCCATATACCTTCATGACGGGGAAAAGATTGTGGATGAATTCAGTACCCTGCTGAATCCGGAACAACCCATTCCTTACATGATTACAAGGCTCACCGGCATCAGTAATGAGATGGTTGCCGGTGCGCCCCGCTTTTGTGAGGTGGCCCGGAAGATTGTTGAGATCACGGAAGGAGCTACTTTCGTGGGTCACAATGCTTCTTTTGACTACAATTTCATCAGGCATGAATTCCGCCGTTTGGGTTATAATTTCCGGAGACCCACAATTTGTACCGTGAAAATGAGCAGGAAACTGCTCCCCGGCCTGCAATCATACAGCCTTGGCAAGCTTTGCCGCGAGCTGGGCATTGTTATCGAAAACAGGCACCGGGCGGCAGGGGATGCCCTGGCAACCACCCGCCTGCTTGAATTATTGCTCGAAACCGACCGGCAGGCCATTGAAAAGCAATCGGGTTATACCATTCCTCAAATGATAAAAGAGGTACCTGAGGAAACTGGTGTTTATTACCTGCATGATGAGCAGGGCCGGATCATCTATATAGGGAAAAGCAATAATATGTTTGAACGCCTGTTGCAGCACTTCAGGAACAGTGAGACCTCAAAAGCCGTTGAGATGCGAAACCGCGCTGCCTCAGTGAGCTATGAACATACCGGAAGCGAGCTGATTGCCCTCCTGCTTGAATCGGATGAAATCAAGGCGCATAAGCCTCTTTTCAACCGGGCGCAGCGAAGGTCGGTTTTCAGTTATGGACTGTTTGATTTTACTGACGAAAACGGATACCGGCATCTTCAGGTAGGGCATCAGCTCAACGGGCAGCAGCCTGTTACCTCTTTCACCACGCTTGAACATGCCCGTAAATATCTGTATGGCATTGTTGAACGTTTTGAATTGTGCCAGAAATTATGTGGTTTATATGAAACCAGGGGGGCCTGTTTTCATTATGGCATTAAGCAATGCCGCGGGGCCTGCATCGGGGCCGAAGCTCCGGAAGCATACAACCGCAGGGTAGATGCTGCCATCCGGTTATCCGGGTTTATGCACCCTGATTTTTATATCATCGACCGGGGAAGGCACCGGGATGAAGCCGCGGTGGTGAAAATAGCCGGTGGCAGGTACTGTGGCTTCGGATACATCAGCCCGTCGGAAGCGCATGACCTGACATCACTTGATAATTGCATAAGACAATACAACGATAACCGCGATACGCGCCAGATCATACAAACCTTTTTAAAGAAAAACCCACGGACAAAGATCATCCGCGTTCAGTCAGGCGATTGA
- a CDS encoding Hsp20/alpha crystallin family protein, with protein MLPILKNRAFFPGIVDEFFGRDFLPNLFEFQTGINMPSVNIIEGKEDFRIEVAAPGLEKGDFRINLENNVLTISSEKEEKNEEKEERYMRREFSYTSFRRSFSLPQTVEAEKIAANHNNGVLTITIPKREEAKVKPAKQIEIM; from the coding sequence ATGCTACCGATCTTAAAAAACAGAGCCTTTTTCCCGGGTATTGTGGATGAGTTCTTTGGAAGGGATTTTCTTCCCAACCTGTTTGAGTTTCAGACGGGCATCAACATGCCTTCTGTCAATATTATTGAAGGCAAAGAAGATTTCCGTATAGAAGTGGCTGCTCCCGGCCTTGAAAAAGGTGATTTCAGGATCAATCTTGAAAACAATGTGCTGACCATTTCTTCGGAGAAGGAAGAGAAAAACGAAGAAAAGGAAGAGCGCTATATGCGTCGTGAGTTCAGTTATACTTCCTTCCGCCGTTCATTCAGCCTGCCACAAACTGTTGAAGCTGAAAAAATTGCAGCCAACCATAACAACGGCGTGCTGACCATTACCATTCCCAAGAGGGAAGAGGCTAAGGTAAAACCGGCAAAACAGATTGAAATTATGTAA
- the udk gene encoding uridine kinase, which produces MLIIGIAGGSGCGKSTVVKQIIKKLPKDSVSILPQDSYYKDNGHLSPEERAKINFDHPSSIEFNLLIKHVDMLKEGQTIGMPIYSYLTCARAKETIPVEPREVVIVEGILIMSNPRLRDRMDIKVFVDADADDRLMRIIRRDIEERGRSFSQVLDHYERFVKPMHLQFIEPTKRYADIIVPQGGANHVAIDILTSRIKMNLKDKA; this is translated from the coding sequence ATGCTGATTATTGGTATCGCCGGCGGATCGGGCTGCGGTAAGTCAACCGTAGTCAAACAGATTATTAAAAAGTTACCCAAAGATTCGGTTTCTATTCTGCCCCAGGATTCCTATTATAAGGACAACGGACACCTGAGCCCTGAAGAGCGGGCAAAGATCAACTTTGACCACCCTTCTTCCATTGAATTTAACCTGCTGATAAAACATGTGGATATGCTGAAGGAAGGTCAGACCATAGGGATGCCCATTTACAGCTACCTCACCTGTGCCCGTGCCAAGGAGACTATCCCCGTGGAACCGCGCGAAGTGGTGATTGTGGAAGGCATTCTCATTATGTCGAATCCCCGGCTGCGCGATCGCATGGACATCAAGGTGTTTGTGGACGCCGATGCCGATGACCGGCTGATGCGCATTATCCGGCGTGATATTGAAGAGCGCGGACGTTCGTTTTCGCAGGTGCTCGACCACTACGAACGTTTTGTAAAACCGATGCACCTGCAGTTTATTGAACCCACCAAGCGTTATGCAGATATCATTGTACCCCAGGGCGGCGCCAACCATGTTGCCATTGATATCCTGACCTCAAGGATCAAAATGAATCTTAAGGATAAAGCATAA
- a CDS encoding sodium ion-translocating decarboxylase subunit beta produces the protein MEHSGNFLSFVGEHLGEFFTYTAFANLTAGHLIMICVGLLFIYLAITKEYEPLLLIPIGFGILVGNIAFTPGLKIGIYETGSVLNYLYFGVLQGVYPPLIFLGIGAMTDFSALISNPKLMLIGAAAQFGIFGAYAIALLLGFSPSEAGAIAIIGGADGPTAIFLSSKLAPELMGAIAISAYSYMALVPVIQPPIMRLLTNKRERLIRMKPPRSVSKTEKVLFPIIGMLLTTFIVPSGLPLLGMLFFGNLLKESGVTKRLADTAKGPLIDIVTILIGLTVGASTQATTFLTAKSVGIFALGAASFVIATTAGVLFVKFFNLFLKEGNKINPLIGNSGVSAVPDSARVSQVIGLEYDKTNHLLMHAMGPNVAGVIGSAVAAGILLGFLS, from the coding sequence ATGGAACATTCTGGTAATTTTCTGAGTTTCGTGGGTGAACATCTCGGCGAGTTTTTTACCTACACCGCCTTTGCCAATCTGACTGCAGGCCACCTTATTATGATCTGTGTAGGTCTGCTGTTTATCTATCTGGCGATCACCAAGGAATATGAACCCCTTTTGCTGATCCCGATCGGTTTTGGAATTCTGGTCGGAAACATTGCGTTTACTCCGGGATTGAAGATAGGGATCTATGAAACAGGCAGTGTACTGAATTACCTTTATTTTGGGGTACTGCAAGGAGTTTATCCACCGCTGATCTTTCTGGGAATCGGTGCGATGACCGACTTTTCTGCCCTGATCTCGAATCCTAAACTGATGCTGATCGGTGCCGCTGCCCAGTTTGGTATTTTTGGTGCTTATGCCATTGCGCTGTTGCTGGGATTCAGCCCGAGCGAAGCCGGTGCCATCGCCATTATCGGTGGGGCCGACGGTCCTACAGCTATCTTCCTTTCGTCGAAACTGGCACCCGAGCTGATGGGCGCCATCGCCATTTCGGCTTACTCTTACATGGCGCTGGTTCCGGTAATCCAGCCTCCCATTATGCGACTGCTTACCAATAAAAGGGAGCGGCTGATCCGTATGAAACCGCCGCGCAGCGTTTCAAAAACCGAGAAAGTGCTCTTTCCCATCATCGGTATGTTGTTGACCACTTTTATTGTGCCTTCGGGACTTCCGCTATTGGGTATGCTTTTCTTTGGCAACCTGCTGAAAGAGAGTGGTGTAACCAAGCGTCTGGCTGATACGGCAAAAGGCCCCCTGATCGACATAGTGACCATTCTTATCGGACTAACCGTTGGCGCTTCAACCCAGGCAACCACCTTCCTTACCGCAAAATCGGTCGGGATTTTTGCCCTGGGTGCTGCATCGTTCGTTATTGCCACTACCGCCGGGGTGTTGTTTGTAAAGTTCTTTAATCTTTTCCTTAAAGAGGGCAATAAGATCAATCCGCTGATCGGTAACTCAGGGGTGTCGGCGGTGCCCGACAGTGCCCGTGTATCGCAGGTTATCGGACTTGAGTATGACAAAACCAACCACCTGCTGATGCACGCCATGGGCCCCAATGTGGCCGGGGTAATCGGCAGTGCCGTAGCAGCAGGTATTCTGCTGGGCTTCCTGTCATAA